From Triticum aestivum cultivar Chinese Spring chromosome 4A, IWGSC CS RefSeq v2.1, whole genome shotgun sequence, a single genomic window includes:
- the LOC123083491 gene encoding DELLA protein 2 isoform X1 has protein sequence MSNTKMADGDQHSEKIAALEKALLDESVDPIDLPFSLLKSITGNFCEAQEIGRGGYGAVYKGVLPSGRIIAVKKLFERFEILDKNFESEVACLVGVKHKNTLRFLGYCSETQLVVMPYDGKLVCAEERQRLLCFEYICKGSIADYLSDASYQLHWTAIIKGICEGVHYLHQQRIIRMDLKPQNVLLDDNMVPRIADFGLSRRLSGSQSRVITENKLGTMGYMAPEFLNRGEITFKTDVYSLGVIIMEILMGHKECSNVEKVVESWTNKFGASKNQTSLEQVKVCAEIGIKCTNYDPGNRPATWFIVSEFEKMVEQETSRRSVTSDEAITEGQSTVRERVITNTVLEESRLLTSYDIPTLSVCCAAENLTMKELLIVCAKAVADDKATNISCSSISQDIIVELRKMVSVCGDPLQRLGAYMLEALIARIFSSGHSVCKALESDAEDFISYRNLLFESCPYLKFAYLSATGAIAEATNGEDRIHIIDFSICDGVQWVTLLQALARRAGGAPAVRITGIDDSVQAYTLGRSKLELVGRRLSRIAGACNVPFEFCAVAITASQLKAGHLGVIRGEVVAVNFNLGLHKISDDDESSLSQRDRILKLARSLSPRLVTLVEHELNTNEATTFADRFAETLDYYTAVFESVDLSLRRDANERIDMEQHCLGKDMVNLIACEGAERVERHELFGQWKARLIKAGFTPSPLSSHVNDTIKKMLLRYSCHYRFEERDGVLYLGWKDRPLVVTSAWH, from the exons AGATGGCGGACGGTGACCAACACAGTGAGAAAATTGCTGCCCTGGAGAAGGCGTTGCTCGATGAGAGCGTGGATCCAATCGATCTACCTTTCTCTCTACTCAAGTCCATCACAGGGAATTTCTGTGAAGCTCAAGAAATTGGCAGGGGCGGGTATGGAGCAGTCTACAAG GGAGTGCTTCCAAGTGGTCGCATTATTGCCGTGAAGAAGCTCTTCGAGAGGTTTGAGATCCTGGACAAGAATTTTGAGAGTGAGGTCGCATGTCTTGTTGGGGTAAAGCACAAGAACACATTGAGATTCCTCGGGTACTGCTCTGAGACACAGCTCGTGGTAATGCCATACGACGGGAAGCTTGTATGTGCAGAAGAACGGCAGAGGCTGCTCTGCTTCGAGTACATATGCAAAGGGAGCATTGCTGACTATCTCTCCG ACGCTTCTTATCAACTTCACTGGACTGCAATAATCAAGGGGATATGTGAGGGTGTACATTATCTTCATCAGCAACGTATTATTCGCATGGACCTCAAACCTCAAAATGTATTATTGGATGATAATATGGTGCCCCGAATTGCGGATTTCGGTCTCTCACGGCGCTTAAGTGGAAGCCAGAGTCGGGTTATTACTGAAAACAAGCTTGGGACGAT GGGATATATGGCACCGGAATTCTTAAATCGTGGTGAAATCACCTTCAAGACAGATGTATACAGTTTAGGTGTTATAATCATGGAGATCCTTATGGGACATAAGGAATGCTCCAATGTTGAGAAG GTAGTTGAAAGTTGGACGAACAAGTTTGGGGCATCAAAGAACCAGACATCACTCGAACAAGTAAAAGTATGTGCTGAGATAGGGATTAAATGCACCAACTATGACCCTGGGAACAGGCCTGCTACATGGTTTATCGTCAGTGAATTTGAAAAGATGGTTGAACAGGAAACTTCAAGAAGGTCTGTTACAAGTGATGAAGCTATAACAGAAGGGCAATCTACTGTTCGAGAGCGAGTTATAACCAACACTGTCCTTGAGGAATCTCGCTTACTCACATCATATGATATACCAACTTTGTCTG TGTGTTGTGCAGCGGAGAATTTAACGATGAAGGAGCTACTGATTGTTTGTGCTAAAGCTGTGGCGGACGACAAGGCCACCAACATCTCTTGTTCAAGTATCAGTCAGGACATAATTGTAGAGTTGAGGAAAATGGTTTCAGTGTGTGGTGACCCACTCCAGAGGTTGGGAGCCTACATGTTGGAGGCCCTTATTGCCAGGATTTTCTCATCAGGACACTCGGTCTGCAAAGCCTTGGAGTCTGACGCTGAAGACTTCATCTCATACAGGAATCTACTGTTTGAGTCCTGCCCCTACTTGAAGTTTGCTTACCTGTCGGCTACCGGCGCGATTGCAGAGGCTACAAATGGAGAAGATAGGATTCATATCATCGATTTCTCTATCTGCGATGGGGTTCAGTGGGTAACTCTCCTCCAGGCACTTGCGAGACGTGCTGGTGGTGCACCAGCTGTGAGGATCACAGGAATAGATGACTCAGTACAAGCATACACGCTAGGCAGAAGCAAGCTAGAGCTAGTTGGAAGGAGGCTGTCGCGTATTGCTGGCGCATGCAACGTCCCCTTTGAATTCTGCGCGGTTGCCATCACTGCAAGCCAATTGAAGGCGGGCCACCTGGGTGTCATCCGTGGTGAAGTTGTTGCGGTGAACTTCAACCTGGGGCTGCACAAAATTTCTGATGATGATGAGTCCTCTTTAAGCCAGCGAGACCGGATCCTGAAACTGGCCAGGAGCTTGTCGCCCAGGTTAGTCACCCTTGTGGAGCATGAGCTCAACACCAACGAAGCCACCACTTTCGCAGATAGGTTCGCGGAGACGCTTGACTACTACACCGCTGTCTTCGAGTCCGTTGACTTATCACTCCGGAGGGATGCCAATGAAAGGATCGACATGGAGCAGCACTGCCTCGGAAAGGACATGGTGAACCTCATTGCCTGTGAGGGCGCGGAAAGGGTGGAACGACACGAGCTCTTCGGCCAGTGGAAGGCGCGCCTCATCAAGGCTGGCTTCACACCCTCTCCGCTCAGCTCGCACGTAAATGACACCATCAAGAAGATGCTGCTGAGGTACAGTTGCCACTACCGGTTCGAAGAGAGGGACGGTGTGCTCTACCTCGGATGGAAGGACAGGCCACTGGTGGTTACGTCCGCCTGGCATTGA
- the LOC123083491 gene encoding chitin-inducible gibberellin-responsive protein 2 isoform X2, which produces MSNTKMADGDQHSEKIAALEKALLDESVDPIDLPFSLLKSITGNFCEAQEIGRGGYGAVYKGVLPSGRIIAVKKLFERFEILDKNFESEVACLVGVKHKNTLRFLGYCSETQLVVMPYDGKLVCAEERQRLLCFEYICKGSIADYLSDASYQLHWTAIIKGICEGVHYLHQQRIIRMDLKPQNVLLDDNMVPRIADFGLSRRLSGSQSRVITENKLGTMGYMAPEFLNRGEITFKTDVYSLGVIIMEILMGHKECSNVEKVVESWTNKFGASKNQTSLEQVKVCAEIGIKCTNYDPGNRPATWFIVSEFEKMVEQETSRRSVTSDEAITEGQSTVRERVITNTVLEESRLLTSYDIPTLSAENLTMKELLIVCAKAVADDKATNISCSSISQDIIVELRKMVSVCGDPLQRLGAYMLEALIARIFSSGHSVCKALESDAEDFISYRNLLFESCPYLKFAYLSATGAIAEATNGEDRIHIIDFSICDGVQWVTLLQALARRAGGAPAVRITGIDDSVQAYTLGRSKLELVGRRLSRIAGACNVPFEFCAVAITASQLKAGHLGVIRGEVVAVNFNLGLHKISDDDESSLSQRDRILKLARSLSPRLVTLVEHELNTNEATTFADRFAETLDYYTAVFESVDLSLRRDANERIDMEQHCLGKDMVNLIACEGAERVERHELFGQWKARLIKAGFTPSPLSSHVNDTIKKMLLRYSCHYRFEERDGVLYLGWKDRPLVVTSAWH; this is translated from the exons AGATGGCGGACGGTGACCAACACAGTGAGAAAATTGCTGCCCTGGAGAAGGCGTTGCTCGATGAGAGCGTGGATCCAATCGATCTACCTTTCTCTCTACTCAAGTCCATCACAGGGAATTTCTGTGAAGCTCAAGAAATTGGCAGGGGCGGGTATGGAGCAGTCTACAAG GGAGTGCTTCCAAGTGGTCGCATTATTGCCGTGAAGAAGCTCTTCGAGAGGTTTGAGATCCTGGACAAGAATTTTGAGAGTGAGGTCGCATGTCTTGTTGGGGTAAAGCACAAGAACACATTGAGATTCCTCGGGTACTGCTCTGAGACACAGCTCGTGGTAATGCCATACGACGGGAAGCTTGTATGTGCAGAAGAACGGCAGAGGCTGCTCTGCTTCGAGTACATATGCAAAGGGAGCATTGCTGACTATCTCTCCG ACGCTTCTTATCAACTTCACTGGACTGCAATAATCAAGGGGATATGTGAGGGTGTACATTATCTTCATCAGCAACGTATTATTCGCATGGACCTCAAACCTCAAAATGTATTATTGGATGATAATATGGTGCCCCGAATTGCGGATTTCGGTCTCTCACGGCGCTTAAGTGGAAGCCAGAGTCGGGTTATTACTGAAAACAAGCTTGGGACGAT GGGATATATGGCACCGGAATTCTTAAATCGTGGTGAAATCACCTTCAAGACAGATGTATACAGTTTAGGTGTTATAATCATGGAGATCCTTATGGGACATAAGGAATGCTCCAATGTTGAGAAG GTAGTTGAAAGTTGGACGAACAAGTTTGGGGCATCAAAGAACCAGACATCACTCGAACAAGTAAAAGTATGTGCTGAGATAGGGATTAAATGCACCAACTATGACCCTGGGAACAGGCCTGCTACATGGTTTATCGTCAGTGAATTTGAAAAGATGGTTGAACAGGAAACTTCAAGAAGGTCTGTTACAAGTGATGAAGCTATAACAGAAGGGCAATCTACTGTTCGAGAGCGAGTTATAACCAACACTGTCCTTGAGGAATCTCGCTTACTCACATCATATGATATACCAACTTTGTCTG CGGAGAATTTAACGATGAAGGAGCTACTGATTGTTTGTGCTAAAGCTGTGGCGGACGACAAGGCCACCAACATCTCTTGTTCAAGTATCAGTCAGGACATAATTGTAGAGTTGAGGAAAATGGTTTCAGTGTGTGGTGACCCACTCCAGAGGTTGGGAGCCTACATGTTGGAGGCCCTTATTGCCAGGATTTTCTCATCAGGACACTCGGTCTGCAAAGCCTTGGAGTCTGACGCTGAAGACTTCATCTCATACAGGAATCTACTGTTTGAGTCCTGCCCCTACTTGAAGTTTGCTTACCTGTCGGCTACCGGCGCGATTGCAGAGGCTACAAATGGAGAAGATAGGATTCATATCATCGATTTCTCTATCTGCGATGGGGTTCAGTGGGTAACTCTCCTCCAGGCACTTGCGAGACGTGCTGGTGGTGCACCAGCTGTGAGGATCACAGGAATAGATGACTCAGTACAAGCATACACGCTAGGCAGAAGCAAGCTAGAGCTAGTTGGAAGGAGGCTGTCGCGTATTGCTGGCGCATGCAACGTCCCCTTTGAATTCTGCGCGGTTGCCATCACTGCAAGCCAATTGAAGGCGGGCCACCTGGGTGTCATCCGTGGTGAAGTTGTTGCGGTGAACTTCAACCTGGGGCTGCACAAAATTTCTGATGATGATGAGTCCTCTTTAAGCCAGCGAGACCGGATCCTGAAACTGGCCAGGAGCTTGTCGCCCAGGTTAGTCACCCTTGTGGAGCATGAGCTCAACACCAACGAAGCCACCACTTTCGCAGATAGGTTCGCGGAGACGCTTGACTACTACACCGCTGTCTTCGAGTCCGTTGACTTATCACTCCGGAGGGATGCCAATGAAAGGATCGACATGGAGCAGCACTGCCTCGGAAAGGACATGGTGAACCTCATTGCCTGTGAGGGCGCGGAAAGGGTGGAACGACACGAGCTCTTCGGCCAGTGGAAGGCGCGCCTCATCAAGGCTGGCTTCACACCCTCTCCGCTCAGCTCGCACGTAAATGACACCATCAAGAAGATGCTGCTGAGGTACAGTTGCCACTACCGGTTCGAAGAGAGGGACGGTGTGCTCTACCTCGGATGGAAGGACAGGCCACTGGTGGTTACGTCCGCCTGGCATTGA
- the LOC123083491 gene encoding chitin-inducible gibberellin-responsive protein 2 isoform X3, which produces MPYDGKLVCAEERQRLLCFEYICKGSIADYLSDASYQLHWTAIIKGICEGVHYLHQQRIIRMDLKPQNVLLDDNMVPRIADFGLSRRLSGSQSRVITENKLGTMGYMAPEFLNRGEITFKTDVYSLGVIIMEILMGHKECSNVEKVVESWTNKFGASKNQTSLEQVKVCAEIGIKCTNYDPGNRPATWFIVSEFEKMVEQETSRRSVTSDEAITEGQSTVRERVITNTVLEESRLLTSYDIPTLSVCCAAENLTMKELLIVCAKAVADDKATNISCSSISQDIIVELRKMVSVCGDPLQRLGAYMLEALIARIFSSGHSVCKALESDAEDFISYRNLLFESCPYLKFAYLSATGAIAEATNGEDRIHIIDFSICDGVQWVTLLQALARRAGGAPAVRITGIDDSVQAYTLGRSKLELVGRRLSRIAGACNVPFEFCAVAITASQLKAGHLGVIRGEVVAVNFNLGLHKISDDDESSLSQRDRILKLARSLSPRLVTLVEHELNTNEATTFADRFAETLDYYTAVFESVDLSLRRDANERIDMEQHCLGKDMVNLIACEGAERVERHELFGQWKARLIKAGFTPSPLSSHVNDTIKKMLLRYSCHYRFEERDGVLYLGWKDRPLVVTSAWH; this is translated from the exons ATGCCATACGACGGGAAGCTTGTATGTGCAGAAGAACGGCAGAGGCTGCTCTGCTTCGAGTACATATGCAAAGGGAGCATTGCTGACTATCTCTCCG ACGCTTCTTATCAACTTCACTGGACTGCAATAATCAAGGGGATATGTGAGGGTGTACATTATCTTCATCAGCAACGTATTATTCGCATGGACCTCAAACCTCAAAATGTATTATTGGATGATAATATGGTGCCCCGAATTGCGGATTTCGGTCTCTCACGGCGCTTAAGTGGAAGCCAGAGTCGGGTTATTACTGAAAACAAGCTTGGGACGAT GGGATATATGGCACCGGAATTCTTAAATCGTGGTGAAATCACCTTCAAGACAGATGTATACAGTTTAGGTGTTATAATCATGGAGATCCTTATGGGACATAAGGAATGCTCCAATGTTGAGAAG GTAGTTGAAAGTTGGACGAACAAGTTTGGGGCATCAAAGAACCAGACATCACTCGAACAAGTAAAAGTATGTGCTGAGATAGGGATTAAATGCACCAACTATGACCCTGGGAACAGGCCTGCTACATGGTTTATCGTCAGTGAATTTGAAAAGATGGTTGAACAGGAAACTTCAAGAAGGTCTGTTACAAGTGATGAAGCTATAACAGAAGGGCAATCTACTGTTCGAGAGCGAGTTATAACCAACACTGTCCTTGAGGAATCTCGCTTACTCACATCATATGATATACCAACTTTGTCTG TGTGTTGTGCAGCGGAGAATTTAACGATGAAGGAGCTACTGATTGTTTGTGCTAAAGCTGTGGCGGACGACAAGGCCACCAACATCTCTTGTTCAAGTATCAGTCAGGACATAATTGTAGAGTTGAGGAAAATGGTTTCAGTGTGTGGTGACCCACTCCAGAGGTTGGGAGCCTACATGTTGGAGGCCCTTATTGCCAGGATTTTCTCATCAGGACACTCGGTCTGCAAAGCCTTGGAGTCTGACGCTGAAGACTTCATCTCATACAGGAATCTACTGTTTGAGTCCTGCCCCTACTTGAAGTTTGCTTACCTGTCGGCTACCGGCGCGATTGCAGAGGCTACAAATGGAGAAGATAGGATTCATATCATCGATTTCTCTATCTGCGATGGGGTTCAGTGGGTAACTCTCCTCCAGGCACTTGCGAGACGTGCTGGTGGTGCACCAGCTGTGAGGATCACAGGAATAGATGACTCAGTACAAGCATACACGCTAGGCAGAAGCAAGCTAGAGCTAGTTGGAAGGAGGCTGTCGCGTATTGCTGGCGCATGCAACGTCCCCTTTGAATTCTGCGCGGTTGCCATCACTGCAAGCCAATTGAAGGCGGGCCACCTGGGTGTCATCCGTGGTGAAGTTGTTGCGGTGAACTTCAACCTGGGGCTGCACAAAATTTCTGATGATGATGAGTCCTCTTTAAGCCAGCGAGACCGGATCCTGAAACTGGCCAGGAGCTTGTCGCCCAGGTTAGTCACCCTTGTGGAGCATGAGCTCAACACCAACGAAGCCACCACTTTCGCAGATAGGTTCGCGGAGACGCTTGACTACTACACCGCTGTCTTCGAGTCCGTTGACTTATCACTCCGGAGGGATGCCAATGAAAGGATCGACATGGAGCAGCACTGCCTCGGAAAGGACATGGTGAACCTCATTGCCTGTGAGGGCGCGGAAAGGGTGGAACGACACGAGCTCTTCGGCCAGTGGAAGGCGCGCCTCATCAAGGCTGGCTTCACACCCTCTCCGCTCAGCTCGCACGTAAATGACACCATCAAGAAGATGCTGCTGAGGTACAGTTGCCACTACCGGTTCGAAGAGAGGGACGGTGTGCTCTACCTCGGATGGAAGGACAGGCCACTGGTGGTTACGTCCGCCTGGCATTGA